GGACTGCTGCGGGGTGGGTACGGGGGCGGGGTGCGCCTGCGGGGGTGCGGCCTGGGTGGGGACGTACGTCGCCTGGGGAGGCTGGGCCGCGGAGGGCTTGCTCAGGGTGAAGGGTGCCGAGGCGGCGGGGGCGCCGTCGCCGGGTGCCACGGGCTGCTGGGCGGCCTGCTCGCGGCGGGCGATCTCCTGGGTGACGGGCGCCGGCAGCCAGCCGTCGAATTCCCGCAGGTCGCGCCCCGCGGCCTGGGCACACCAGTCGGCGAGAGCCCCCGGTGCGGGCCGCTGCGCGGGGTCGGCGGCCAGGCAGCTCTCCAGGAGCGGGCGCAGTGGGTCCGGGTAGCCGCTCAGGTCCGGCGGCCGGTGCTCGGTGTTGGCGATGGTCGCGGCGATGGAGAGTCCGGAGCCGTCCCCGTAGGGGTGCCGTCCGGTGGCGACCATGGCCGCGATGAGACCGAGGGCGAAGATGTCGGTGGCCGGGGTGACCTTCTGTCCCAGAGCGTGCTCGGGGGACATGAACTGCGGGGTGCCGATGAACCCGCCGGTCTGCGTCAGCTGCGCGGTGTCCGTGGCCCGGGCGATCCCGAAGTCGATGACCCACGGTCCCCGTGAACTCAGCAGAATATTGCTGGGCTTGAGATCCCGGTGGATGACGGACGCCGCGTGCACGCTCCCCAGCGCATGCGCCACACAGCCGATCAGCTGAAGGGCGGCGGGCATCGGCAGCGGTCCGTGGGCGGTCAGCGCCTCGTCCAGCGGCAGTCCGGCCACGTAAGCACTGGCGATCCACGGCTGCTCGCCGCTCATGTCGTGGTCCACCACCGGCACGATGTGGTAGCCCGACACCCGCCGCGCCGCCTGCACCTCCGCCTCGAAGCGCGCCCGGAAATCCGGGTTCTGCGCGAACTCCCTGCGGATCAGCTTCAACGCCACCGGCTGCCCGCCCCGCGTCCGCGAGAAGTACACGGCACCCATGCCGCCCTCACCGATCTTCGCGGAGAGCAGGTACCCGGAGATCTCCCGAGGGTCCTCGGGGCCAAGTGGCCTGAGAACTTCCGGCAGTTGGGCCTGCGGCATGGTGAATCCCCCTGTGAGTCACGTCGATCGCGTGCGCAGCGTAGCGGCCGGTCCGGCGGCACGCCCCGTGCCCAGGTGCCGGGCCGTGGGGCCGACCGCTGATCGTGAAGGAGGACGAGCCGGGTGGCGGTCCGGTTGCGATGGGGGCGGGCTGGACGGCACCGGTTCGGGCAGGGGCCCGCGGAGGCCAATGCAGTTGGAGGCCCCTGGACACGGCGCAAGCGGGAAAGCCGCACTCCGGAAGATCCGGAGGCGGCTTTCGTGCGTCGGGAGCGGTCGGTCGTACGTTCAGGCGTGCGTTCAGGCGTGCGTTCAGCCGGACTCTCAGGCGTACGTGGGGAGGTGGCCGGTGGTGATCTTCACTCCAAGGCCGGGAATCTCGGCGTCCTCTCCGTAGGAACCGTGCCGACGGCCTTGGTACTCGCCCGCGCGCGGAATCGTGTACAGGGTCCAGCTCCCGTCCCGCGGATCGATCAGCAGGTACGCGGGCACGCCCGCGTCCGCATACCAACCGACCATGTCGCGGGTGTCCTTGGTGCTGTTGCCCTTGGAGACCACCTCGACGGTGAGCTCGACGTCCCCGGGGTCGGCCAGCCAGTCGTCCGATTCGCCGAAGCCCCGGTCGCACACGAGCAGGTCCGGGGTCGCGTAGTCGTCGGGCTCACCCGGCATCGGCATGGAGGCGACCTGGTACGGGCGAAGGTGCGAGGGCAGGGCCGGGCGCAGCTGGTCGTAAAGGTCGTTGATGATCCCGGCGTGCTTTCCGCGCAGGGCCGGAGACATCATCAGGACTCCCCGGATGATCTCGGCCCTGAGGCCACTGGCTGCTTCCGCGGCTTCGGCGGCCCTGCGCATCCGCGTCATTCCGTGCTCTGGGCTGGTGAGAGTCACCTCGTCCTCCCTTCGGTCCCGGGCCGAATCTATCGGGGCGGTTCTGTCCACAGGCCGTCCACGACGATCTGCCACGCTTCCCTCATGTCTGTCCTGCGCTCCGTCCTCCTCTTCGTCCTCGCCGCGCTCCTCGAGATCGGCGGCGCCTGGCTGGTGTGGCAGGGAGTTCGGGAGAGTCGTGGTTGGGCCTGGGTGGGGGCCGGGGTGGTGGCGCTCGGGCTGTACGGATTCGTTGCCACGCTTCAGCCCGACGCCGAGTTCGGCCGCATCCTCGCCGCGTACGGCGGCGTCTTCGTGGCGGGCTCGCTGGCCTGGGGCATGGTGGCCGACGGGTACCGGCCGGATCGGTGGGACGTTGTCGGGGCGCTGGTCTGCCTCGCCGGGATGGCGGTGATCATGTACGCGCCCCGGGGTGGGCGTTGAGGGCGGTCCGTGTCGACGGGCGTTGGTCGCGCAGGACTTTGCGGTTTCCTACTCGTTTGACGCAATCGGTTCCATGTCTGAGACGACGTACAGCATCGGTGAGGGGCCGGCGACCCGAGTCAGCCTGTCTCTGCCGGAGGGGACTGCGGAGGCGGTCCGGGTCCGGGTCGGAAAGCGGGAGTTCTCCGCGTTCATCGCCGCGGCCGTCGAGCGGGAGCTGAGGGGGCAGATTCTGGACGAGTATCTGGCCGACTACGAGACCCGCGAAGGACCCGTGTCCGAGGGGGCGCAACAGCGGGCGCGGCAGGTGTTCGACGAGGTGTTCGCCGAGGAAGACCAGTGGCCCGCCGCAAGCTGACTCACGAGGGAACGCTGGTTCTGGACAGCGAGGGTCTCTCCAAGCTGCTTGCTGATGACGAGACCGCGGTGGCCCTTGTCGCGGAGGCGCGCTCGCGCGGTATGGAGGTGGTGATCTGTGCGCTCACCTCATCGAGGCCGTGCACGCCCGCACCAACAGAGCACGGCTGAGCCGGCTGCTGTCCGGCCTGCGGGTGATCCCGGTGGGGGATGAGGAGGCGAAGGCGGCCTCGGCGCTGCTGATGGCGGCCGGGCTGCATGGCCACAAGTACGCCATCGACGCTGCCGTGGCTGAGGGGGCCCTGCGGCAGCAGCGTCCCGTGGCCATGCTGACGTCCGGCATCGACGACATGGCCAAGCTCTGTGGCGACCGGGTCCGGCTCGTGGCTGTGTGAGCTGAGCCGAGACTTTCCGGGTGGCCGTCGAGCCGTCCGTCCCGCGGACCCTCGGCTCGTGCTGGTGAGGCCGGTGAGGCCGGTGAGGCCGGTGAGGCCGGTGCGGCGGTGTGAGACCGCCCGCACCGACTCCCCACCCGGAGCCGGGTCGCCGCGGCGACCTATCCTGAACGTCGAGCCGGGCCCGTACGACAGTCCGAAGTCCGTACGACAGACAGGCCCGCCGCACGGACGAGGAGCACCGTATGACTCTCGCGCAGGACTCCGCCGCACGTACCGCCGTGGTGACCGGGGCGAGCAGCGGGATCGGTGCCGCGACCGCGCGGCAGCTCGCCGCCGCCGGGTTCCGGGTGGTGCTCACCGCCCGCCGCAAGGACCGGATCGAGGCGCTCGCAGCCGAGCTGACCGCCGCCGGGCACCAGGCCCTCGCGTACCCGCTCGACGTCACCGACCGCGCGGCCGTAGAGACCTTCGCGAGCACCCTCGGCGCCTGCCACGTCCTGGTCAACAACGCGGGCGGTGCCCTCGGCGCGGACCCGGTGGCCTCCGGTGACCCCGCGCAGTGGCTGCGGATGTACGAGACGAACGTGCTCGGCACCCTGCACGTCACCCAGTGCCTGCTCCCCGCCCTGACCGCGAGCGGCGACGGCACCGTCGTCGTGCTCACCTCCACCGCCGGGCACGCCACGTACGAGGGCGGCGCGGGTTATGCCGCCGCCAAGCACGCCGAGCACGTACTCGCCGAGACGCTCCGCCTGGAGATCGTCGGGCAGCCGGTCCGGGTCATCGAGGTCGCGCCGGGCATGGTGAAGACCGAGGAGTTCTCGCTGACCCGCTTCGGCGGCGACGAGGCCAAGGCCGACAAGGTCTACGCGGGCGTCGCCGAGCCGCTGACCGCCGAGGACGTCGCCGAGACGATCACCTGGGCTGTCGCCCGCCCCTCCCACGTGAACATCGACCTGCTCGTCCTGCGCCCGCGCGCCCAGGCTTCCAACACCAAGGTGCACCGGGAGTTGTGAGCACGAGCGAGCGAGTGGACGCGGCGAGCGGGGCCGCGGGGCCGGTGCCCGGTACGGGCGACGGCGACCCGGTCGAGCGGACCGGCCGGCGGGACGAACTGCGGCGCGCGAACGAGAAGCGCAACGAGCGGTACGTGTGGTGGTACCTGGCGTACTTCCTGTTCGGCATCCACCTCGTCGCGTTCGTGATGATCTTCGCTGTGATGCACGGCAAGTGAGGGCAGGCAGGCGCCGGTAAGGGCAAGCAGGGGGTGCCGGGGGAGCGGGTTGGCCGGGCTCGGCAGCCTGACGGCGGAGGCGGCCCGGCAGCCAGGGACGGGGCCGGACGCCGGGGAAGCGGCCGGACACCCCGGGGAAGCGGCGCGGTGTCGCGGTGTCGCGTTTGTTCAAGGCTTCCGGTGCGTCGGCTCGTACCGTCGGGGCATGACTTCCGAGCGGCCCGAGCCGTCCCGTATGCCCTCCTTCAGTGCCCCGAGGCGTGGTCTCTCCGACCTGCTCGCGGCCTCCGCCGGTCAGGCCGTGCCCGTCGTGCGCGGGATCGCCGACGCGGACCTCGGGGCGGCCACGCCCTGCCCCGACTACGACGTGCGCGCCCTGGTCAACCACCTGCTGCACGTGGTGGTGCAGTTCCAGCTCCTCGCCCGTAAGGAGGACTCGGACTTCTCCGCCACACCCGACTACCTCGCCGAGGACCCGGAGTGGCGGGCCCGGTTCGGCAGGGAGTGCGAGGGGCTCGTGGCCGCGTGGTCGGTGCCCGGCGCCGAGGAGGGGACCACGGGTTCGCTGGCGATGCCCGCCCGTACGGTCGGCTGTATGGCGCTGCTCGATCTGTCCGTGCACGGCTGGGATCTCGCCCGCGCCACCGACCAGCGCTACGTTCCGGATCCGGGCGGTCTCGGAGTGGTACGGGAGCTGCGCGCCGCGGTGGCCGACTTCGGGCCGACCGCACGCAGCATGGGCGCCTTCGGACCGGCCGTCTCCGCCCCCGCCAACGCCACCGAGTGGGACGAGCTGCTCGCCGAGACCGGCCGTGACCCGCACTGGAGCCGGACGGGGCGCCGCTGAGGCAGGCTGAGAGGAGGAGAAGAGGACCATGCGGGAGGGGCTGGAATAGGCGGGGGAGCGGCTCGGTTCCAGGGGTATAGTTGAATCGTAAACAACCTGGAGGGTGAGCCGTATGCAGTTCGGGATCTTCACCGTCGGTGACGTCACGCAGGATCCGGCCACCGGGCGCACCGTGAGCGAGCACGAGCGCATCAAGTCCATGGTGGCGATCGCCCAGAAGGCCGAGGAGGTCGGGCTCGACGTCTTCGCGACCGGCGAGCACCACAACCCGCCCTTCGTCCCCTCCTCGCCCACCACCATGCTCGGCTGGATCGCGGCCCGGACCGAGAACCTCATCCTGTCCACCTCCACGACGCTGATCACCACGAACGACCCGGTGAAGATCGCCGAGGACTTCGCGATGCTCCAGCACCTCGCGGACGGCCGGGTGGACGTCATGCTGGGCCGCGGC
This is a stretch of genomic DNA from Streptomyces sp. NA04227. It encodes these proteins:
- a CDS encoding serine/threonine-protein kinase translates to MPQAQLPEVLRPLGPEDPREISGYLLSAKIGEGGMGAVYFSRTRGGQPVALKLIRREFAQNPDFRARFEAEVQAARRVSGYHIVPVVDHDMSGEQPWIASAYVAGLPLDEALTAHGPLPMPAALQLIGCVAHALGSVHAASVIHRDLKPSNILLSSRGPWVIDFGIARATDTAQLTQTGGFIGTPQFMSPEHALGQKVTPATDIFALGLIAAMVATGRHPYGDGSGLSIAATIANTEHRPPDLSGYPDPLRPLLESCLAADPAQRPAPGALADWCAQAAGRDLREFDGWLPAPVTQEIARREQAAQQPVAPGDGAPAASAPFTLSKPSAAQPPQATYVPTQAAPPQAHPAPVPTPQQSGPHAYAPTQAAYPPQSPHPPRAWPPAAAARRAPAGRPKGPVIAAVVGAVVLLGGGGFLLAQTGDEGGGKAGGDASPSASAGQYTVVVKGQTVTFGMDPKRKILGSFVDLDEHLPVTDSDTSIPELQAPPKGEKLRFYYREFGKSEGPTAHQCEQGITEHALARTLEATNLIDGGALLKKGDLLCGMTSGEHLAMLKITNVQQYVDKDNGNTLVPGYTAELTLWKPK
- a CDS encoding Uma2 family endonuclease, producing the protein MTLTSPEHGMTRMRRAAEAAEAASGLRAEIIRGVLMMSPALRGKHAGIINDLYDQLRPALPSHLRPYQVASMPMPGEPDDYATPDLLVCDRGFGESDDWLADPGDVELTVEVVSKGNSTKDTRDMVGWYADAGVPAYLLIDPRDGSWTLYTIPRAGEYQGRRHGSYGEDAEIPGLGVKITTGHLPTYA
- a CDS encoding YnfA family protein gives rise to the protein MSVLRSVLLFVLAALLEIGGAWLVWQGVRESRGWAWVGAGVVALGLYGFVATLQPDAEFGRILAAYGGVFVAGSLAWGMVADGYRPDRWDVVGALVCLAGMAVIMYAPRGGR
- a CDS encoding SDR family NAD(P)-dependent oxidoreductase; its protein translation is MTLAQDSAARTAVVTGASSGIGAATARQLAAAGFRVVLTARRKDRIEALAAELTAAGHQALAYPLDVTDRAAVETFASTLGACHVLVNNAGGALGADPVASGDPAQWLRMYETNVLGTLHVTQCLLPALTASGDGTVVVLTSTAGHATYEGGAGYAAAKHAEHVLAETLRLEIVGQPVRVIEVAPGMVKTEEFSLTRFGGDEAKADKVYAGVAEPLTAEDVAETITWAVARPSHVNIDLLVLRPRAQASNTKVHREL
- a CDS encoding TIGR03086 family metal-binding protein, with amino-acid sequence MTSERPEPSRMPSFSAPRRGLSDLLAASAGQAVPVVRGIADADLGAATPCPDYDVRALVNHLLHVVVQFQLLARKEDSDFSATPDYLAEDPEWRARFGRECEGLVAAWSVPGAEEGTTGSLAMPARTVGCMALLDLSVHGWDLARATDQRYVPDPGGLGVVRELRAAVADFGPTARSMGAFGPAVSAPANATEWDELLAETGRDPHWSRTGRR